The Latilactobacillus sakei subsp. sakei DSM 20017 = JCM 1157 genome includes a window with the following:
- the adhE gene encoding bifunctional acetaldehyde-CoA/alcohol dehydrogenase, producing the protein MVKKEGVKAVVDAVSEVDKMVTDLVTRAHEALKIMETFDQEKVDHIVHQMAIAGLDHHMELAKMAVEETGRGIYEDKAIKNIFATEEIWHAIKDNKTVGVIEEDPEHGITKIAEPVGVIAGVTPVTNPTSTTIFKAEIAIKTRNPIIFAFHPNAQKCSARALEVIKEEAVKAGLPADALLFIEEPSLAATQALMNHTGIATVLATGGPGMVKAAYSTGKPALGVGAGNAPAYIEESANIKQAVNDLILSKSFDNGMICASEQAVIVDAKIYNEVKKEFQAQGVYFAKASELPALNEAIIDPAKNAVRPAIPGQSAANIAKLAGIDIPEDTPVLIAEIKGVGHQYPLSHEKLSPVLAMIKAKDREDGLALCEAMLDLGGLGHTASLHTTDDALPLEFARRMKACRVLVNTPSAQGGIGDLYNEMIPSLTLGCGSYGHNSISHNVSTIDLLNIKTLAKRRNNMQWVKLPSKIYFEKNSVNYLEKMADLNKVFIVADQGMVNLGYVRIVEEVLAKRANDVQMQIFSDVEPDPSTNTIYKGAAAMRSFEPDAIVAIGGGSVMDAAKGMWLFYDSEEADFFGAKQKFLDIRKRTYKFPKLNKTKLICIPTTSGTGSEVTPFAVITDSETHIKYPLADYALTPDVAIVDSQFVESVPPRVVAHTGLDVLCHATESYVSTMASNYTKGLSLQAIKLVFDNLKASYDGDITAKGNMHDASTMAGMAFANALLGINHSLAHKLGGAFNLPHGLMIAITMPHVIRYNATTPTKRALWAKYSYFRADEDYAEIARYIGLKGNTTAELVEAYANAVTELAESVGIQMSLKANGVTKADFKQHVDELAELAYEDNCTVTNPKEPLIKELKGILEAEF; encoded by the coding sequence ATGGTTAAAAAAGAAGGCGTTAAAGCGGTTGTTGATGCGGTATCTGAAGTGGATAAGATGGTGACGGATTTAGTCACACGGGCCCATGAAGCACTTAAAATCATGGAAACATTCGATCAAGAAAAGGTGGATCATATTGTCCACCAAATGGCGATTGCCGGCCTTGATCATCATATGGAATTAGCTAAAATGGCCGTTGAAGAAACAGGTCGTGGGATTTATGAAGATAAAGCCATTAAAAATATTTTCGCAACGGAAGAAATTTGGCACGCGATTAAAGATAATAAGACAGTTGGTGTCATTGAAGAAGATCCTGAACATGGGATTACTAAGATTGCGGAACCAGTCGGGGTCATTGCTGGGGTAACACCTGTTACCAACCCAACTTCAACCACAATTTTTAAGGCAGAAATTGCCATTAAAACACGGAATCCAATCATTTTTGCTTTTCATCCCAATGCTCAAAAATGTTCTGCCAGAGCACTAGAAGTCATTAAAGAAGAAGCCGTTAAAGCTGGCTTACCAGCTGACGCGTTATTATTCATTGAAGAACCTAGTTTGGCAGCCACCCAAGCTTTGATGAATCATACCGGCATTGCAACGGTCCTAGCAACTGGTGGACCAGGGATGGTCAAGGCTGCTTATTCAACTGGGAAACCAGCATTAGGGGTTGGGGCTGGTAACGCACCAGCTTATATCGAAGAATCAGCCAATATCAAACAAGCAGTCAATGATTTAATTTTATCGAAATCATTTGATAATGGGATGATCTGCGCATCAGAACAAGCGGTGATTGTCGATGCTAAAATCTACAACGAAGTTAAAAAAGAATTCCAAGCACAAGGTGTCTATTTTGCTAAAGCAAGTGAATTACCAGCTTTAAACGAAGCAATTATTGATCCAGCTAAAAACGCTGTGCGGCCAGCAATTCCTGGTCAATCAGCTGCTAATATTGCTAAGTTAGCTGGGATTGATATTCCAGAAGATACACCCGTTTTAATTGCTGAAATCAAGGGTGTTGGTCATCAATACCCACTTTCACATGAAAAATTATCACCAGTCTTAGCGATGATTAAAGCTAAAGACCGTGAAGATGGGTTGGCATTATGCGAGGCGATGCTTGATCTGGGTGGTTTGGGCCATACAGCATCATTGCATACGACAGACGATGCGTTACCATTAGAATTTGCAAGACGGATGAAGGCTTGTCGTGTATTGGTCAATACACCATCTGCCCAAGGTGGGATTGGTGATTTATACAACGAAATGATTCCATCATTAACACTTGGCTGTGGCTCTTATGGGCATAACTCAATTTCACATAACGTCTCAACAATCGACTTATTGAATATTAAAACATTGGCGAAACGCCGCAATAATATGCAATGGGTCAAATTGCCAAGCAAAATCTATTTTGAAAAAAATTCGGTCAACTATTTAGAAAAGATGGCTGATTTAAATAAGGTTTTTATCGTCGCTGATCAAGGGATGGTTAACCTTGGTTATGTCCGGATTGTTGAAGAAGTGTTAGCTAAACGGGCGAATGACGTTCAAATGCAAATCTTCTCAGATGTTGAACCAGATCCATCAACCAACACGATTTATAAGGGTGCTGCAGCGATGCGGAGTTTTGAACCAGATGCAATCGTCGCAATTGGTGGCGGTTCTGTCATGGATGCTGCTAAAGGGATGTGGTTGTTCTATGATTCAGAAGAAGCCGACTTCTTTGGCGCAAAACAAAAATTCTTAGACATTCGCAAACGGACTTACAAGTTCCCTAAACTTAACAAAACGAAGTTAATCTGTATCCCAACGACTTCTGGGACGGGCTCAGAAGTAACACCTTTTGCGGTGATTACCGATAGTGAAACCCATATTAAATACCCATTGGCAGATTATGCATTGACACCAGACGTTGCGATTGTTGACAGTCAATTTGTCGAGAGTGTGCCACCACGAGTTGTTGCACACACTGGATTGGATGTGCTCTGTCATGCGACTGAAAGTTACGTATCAACAATGGCTTCTAACTACACGAAGGGGCTTAGTTTACAGGCGATTAAATTAGTTTTTGATAACTTGAAGGCTAGTTACGATGGCGATATTACGGCCAAAGGTAACATGCACGATGCCTCAACAATGGCGGGGATGGCCTTTGCGAATGCGTTATTAGGCATCAACCATTCACTGGCACATAAATTAGGCGGGGCGTTCAACTTACCTCACGGTTTAATGATTGCCATCACGATGCCGCATGTTATCCGCTATAATGCGACAACGCCAACCAAACGGGCACTCTGGGCTAAATATAGTTACTTCAGAGCTGATGAAGATTACGCCGAAATCGCACGTTATATTGGGTTGAAGGGTAATACGACAGCAGAACTTGTTGAAGCTTATGCAAATGCAGTGACTGAATTGGCCGAAAGTGTTGGTATTCAAATGAGTTTGAAAGCTAATGGCGTCACAAAGGCGGACTTCAAGCAACATGTGGATGAGTTAGCTGAATTAGCTTATGAAGACAACTGTACTGTTACAAATCCAAAAGAACCATTGATTAAAGAATTAAAAGGCATTTTAGAGGCAGAATTTTAA
- the yajC gene encoding preprotein translocase subunit YajC yields MLNLVLGANPFGGNSSFLIILVLMMVMMYFMVMRPQKKQQQKHQEMVNQMKKGDQVVTIGGLHGVIDSVNNDTKIVVLDCDGVYLKFNLSAIRTVEPTAKATETVVEETVDETKEETK; encoded by the coding sequence ATGTTAAACCTAGTATTAGGTGCCAATCCATTTGGCGGCAACTCAAGTTTCTTAATCATCCTTGTTTTGATGATGGTCATGATGTATTTCATGGTTATGCGGCCACAAAAGAAACAACAACAAAAACATCAAGAAATGGTTAACCAAATGAAAAAAGGTGACCAAGTCGTAACAATTGGTGGTTTACACGGTGTTATTGACTCAGTGAATAACGATACTAAAATTGTTGTTTTAGATTGCGATGGCGTTTACCTTAAGTTTAACTTAAGTGCTATCCGGACAGTTGAACCAACTGCTAAGGCAACAGAAACAGTTGTTGAAGAAACGGTTGACGAAACAAAAGAAGAAACAAAATAG
- a CDS encoding Crp/Fnr family transcriptional regulator, translating into MIAADEYPRYIQYLRTRPEFIDFSDEEMNILMNNMKVKDFHKGQELFDQTDERSRFYFVVSGLVRAERTDESDEFTFYTYIKQNLAFPYRGMFTDQYYPYTARAMTDIEIIYFPMATFEHLLQKNTDSIVKVVQEMGSIISESEDQIQRMVTSSAKQRVIQALKIFEINLGEPLRCGRSYIPYPITVKELATMSGTTRETAGQIVKQLAAQKLLSYEHKEFRFEKAFFKDDLA; encoded by the coding sequence ATGATTGCCGCAGACGAATATCCAAGATATATTCAATACTTAAGGACCAGACCTGAATTTATTGATTTTTCAGATGAAGAAATGAATATTCTGATGAATAATATGAAAGTCAAAGATTTTCATAAAGGCCAGGAATTGTTTGATCAAACAGATGAGCGCAGCCGATTCTATTTCGTTGTAAGCGGTCTCGTAAGAGCCGAACGGACGGATGAAAGTGATGAATTTACGTTCTATACGTATATCAAGCAAAACTTAGCTTTTCCTTATCGGGGGATGTTTACTGATCAATATTATCCATACACCGCTCGGGCGATGACGGATATTGAGATTATTTATTTCCCAATGGCGACTTTTGAGCATCTTTTACAAAAGAATACCGATTCAATTGTTAAAGTCGTTCAAGAAATGGGCTCGATTATTAGTGAATCAGAAGATCAAATCCAGCGAATGGTAACTTCTAGTGCGAAACAACGGGTTATTCAAGCCCTAAAAATATTTGAAATTAACTTAGGTGAACCGCTACGGTGCGGCCGCTCATATATTCCGTATCCGATTACGGTGAAGGAATTAGCGACAATGAGTGGGACTACCCGTGAAACAGCGGGCCAAATTGTTAAACAATTGGCTGCCCAAAAACTGCTGAGTTATGAGCATAAAGAATTTCGGTTTGAAAAAGCCTTCTTTAAAGATGACTTGGCGTAA
- a CDS encoding YfcC family protein, translating into MNDAEIIKTKKRFKLKMPGAFVILFILTVVAVMATWVVPSGSYAKLSYDQKSTQLVVTKPSGQVEKVPATQASLDRLGVKIKISQFTSGSINAAVSIPNTYQRLKQRPASLAAVPNSMVRGTVEAVDIMVFILVLGGLIGTVKASGAFESGLLALTKKTKGHEFLLIFFVAILMVLGGTLCGIEEEAVAFYPILVPVFIAMGYDSIVCVGAIFLASSIGTTFSTINPFSVVIASNAAGISFTEGLLWRVGGCIVGAIFVIYYLYRYSKKVKADPTQSYSYEDHDAFDKMWAITSEGTQSKAVFTWRKKLILVLFVVTFPIMVWGVMSQGWWFPTMAASFLTFAIIIMFLTATGPEGIGEKGVIDAFVNGASSLVGVSLIIGLARGINLIMNEGMISDTLLQYSSSLVAHVSGPIFILIMLVIFFVLGFIVPSSSGLAVLSMPILAPLADTVNIPRFVVVTAYQFGQYAMLFLAPTGLVMATLQMLDVKYAHWLRFVWPVVAFVLTFGGAMLVLQVLIYS; encoded by the coding sequence ATGAATGATGCTGAAATAATCAAGACTAAGAAGCGGTTTAAACTTAAAATGCCGGGGGCTTTTGTGATCCTCTTCATACTGACAGTGGTCGCGGTGATGGCGACGTGGGTTGTGCCGTCAGGATCTTACGCGAAGTTATCGTATGACCAAAAGAGTACGCAACTGGTCGTGACAAAACCATCAGGTCAAGTTGAAAAGGTGCCAGCAACACAGGCATCATTAGACCGACTCGGCGTTAAAATCAAAATTAGTCAATTTACTTCTGGTAGTATTAATGCAGCCGTGTCGATTCCCAATACCTACCAAAGATTGAAACAACGGCCGGCCAGTTTAGCAGCTGTTCCTAACAGTATGGTTCGTGGGACCGTTGAAGCTGTCGATATTATGGTTTTTATTTTAGTATTAGGGGGCTTGATTGGCACGGTCAAGGCTAGCGGCGCATTTGAGTCGGGGCTGTTGGCCTTAACCAAGAAAACAAAAGGGCATGAATTTCTGTTAATCTTTTTCGTCGCGATTCTCATGGTTCTAGGCGGGACTTTATGTGGGATTGAAGAAGAGGCGGTGGCCTTTTATCCAATTTTAGTACCGGTCTTTATTGCGATGGGGTACGATTCGATTGTTTGTGTGGGGGCGATTTTCCTTGCCAGTTCAATTGGCACGACTTTCTCGACCATTAATCCCTTTTCAGTTGTGATTGCTTCAAATGCCGCTGGGATTAGTTTCACAGAAGGCTTGTTGTGGCGAGTTGGCGGCTGTATCGTAGGGGCCATTTTTGTCATTTATTATCTCTATCGCTATTCTAAAAAGGTCAAGGCTGATCCGACCCAATCGTATTCATATGAAGATCACGACGCTTTTGATAAGATGTGGGCAATTACATCTGAGGGGACGCAGTCAAAAGCCGTTTTTACCTGGCGGAAGAAATTAATTCTGGTCTTATTTGTGGTGACCTTCCCGATTATGGTCTGGGGCGTTATGTCTCAAGGGTGGTGGTTCCCAACGATGGCGGCGTCATTTTTAACGTTTGCGATTATCATCATGTTTTTAACCGCGACAGGACCAGAAGGCATTGGCGAAAAAGGGGTTATCGACGCTTTTGTGAACGGTGCTTCTAGTTTAGTAGGCGTCTCGCTCATTATTGGTCTTGCGCGAGGGATTAACTTGATTATGAATGAAGGGATGATTTCAGATACCTTATTACAATATTCGTCATCATTAGTCGCACATGTTAGTGGTCCGATTTTTATTTTGATCATGTTAGTGATATTCTTCGTGCTTGGCTTTATCGTTCCATCTTCTTCGGGACTAGCCGTCTTATCGATGCCGATTTTAGCACCGTTAGCAGATACGGTTAATATTCCCCGATTTGTTGTGGTAACGGCCTATCAATTTGGGCAATACGCAATGTTATTCTTGGCACCAACTGGCTTGGTAATGGCCACCTTACAAATGTTAGATGTTAAATACGCTCACTGGTTACGGTTCGTTTGGCCAGTAGTCGCTTTTGTGCTGACTTTTGGTGGGGCCATGTTAGTCTTACAAGTCCTAATTTATTCGTAA